The genomic DNA AGTCGCAAGGCGACGATTTGCAGCGCCGGTTTCCCTTTGTCGATATTGTGTTTGGAACTCATCAGTGGGCGAACCTTCCGGAGATGGTCGAAAAAGCCCGCATCGGCCGGGAGCGGTTGATGGAAGTCGAATTCTACGGATGGAAGAACTATTCGTTTCTCCCGTACCGCTCCTCGACGCGGGTTCATCCCGTCTCCGAACTGGTGACCGTGCAAAACGGCTGCGATCGGTTTTGCACGTTTTGTCTTGTACCGTTCACGCGCGGGAGGGAAGTGAGCCGCCCGCCCGAGGACATCGTCGACGAAGTTCGGGCGTTGGTCGATCAGGGCGTCCGGGAAGTCACGCTTTTGGGCCAAAACGTGAATGCGTACGGAAGGGACCGCTCCGGAGTCATTTCTTTTGCGGAACTACTGCGCCGAGTGACCGACGTGCCGGCGCTGGAACGGGTCCGTTTCGTGACGTCCCATCCGGCGGAGTTGTCGGCCGAACTGATCGATGCGATGGCCGAGAATCCGAAAGTTTGCGAACATCTGCATTTGCCCGTGCAGAGCGGGTCTGATACGGTTTTGTCGCGTATGAATCGGGGATATACCATCGATGAGTACCGACGAAAGAGTTCGACTCTCCTGAAAAAAATTCCTCGCCTTGAACTGACGACCGACATTATCGTGGGATTTCCATCCGAAACGGAAGCGGACTTCCAGCAGACGCTGGATCTTGTAAGCGAGTTCCAGTTTGCGGACAGTTTTTCTTTTTGTTTCTCCCCTCGACCGCACACGAAGGCGGCGAATTGGACGAGTGAATTCGTATCCGCCGAAGTCGGAGCGGATCGGTTGAGCCGCCTGCAGTCACTGCAGAATGAGATCCGGGAACGCAAGATGAAAGAATATGTAGGGGATGTTGTCGAGGTTCTTGCCGAAGGAGAGGCGAAAAGCGGCGAAGGCTTTTTAAGCGGTCGAACCCGAACGAATCGGAGCGTGAACTTTCCCGGCCGGAACGAATGGATCGGCCGGCTTCAAATGGCGCGGATTACGGAGGCTCTGTCGCATTCTTTCCGGGGTGAATCCGTGAACGCAGGGGTAGAACATGTTCATTGAGATGAACGTGTTCGGTCTGGCGCTGGACCCCGCGTCGAACACTCCTATGGTCATCCTGAAGGACACCGAGCAAAAGAAATCCATCCCCATTTGGATCGGCCTTTTCGAGGCCAGCGCCATCGCTTCGCAATTGGAGAAGGTTCAGCTTACGCGCCCGATGACCCACGATCTCCTACGCAATATCGTGGGCGAATTGGGAGCGACGTTGGTTCGAGTGGAGATCAACGATCTGAAGGAGAATACCTATTTTGCAATACTCGTGGTTCGGAAGGCGAGCAACGAGGAAATTCGCATCGACGCCCGGCCGAGCGATGCCATCGCACTGGCGCTACGCTGCCAGGCTCCGATTTTGGTCGATGAGGATGTCATCGAACGCTCCGGACGCTCGCAAAAGGTGCCGGAGGGAACCGTGTCTCCTCAAGACAAAGAAAAGTGGGCGGAGATCTTGAAAAATCTCTCCGACGAAGCGTTCGGCAAGTACAAGATGTAGGGGGGAATGTGCCGAACCAATCCATTCCGGGAAAAAGGCCGAAGATCGATCCGACGGCATTTATCGTCGACAACGCAACGATCATCGGGGATGTCACGATCGGGCCGCAGTCCAGTGTCTGGTTCGGGGCCGTCGTTCGCGGGGACGTTCATTGGATCAAGATCGGATCGAGAACGAACATCCAAGACAATTGTGTGCTCCACGTGACCAAGGATGTTTGGCCGCTGACACTGGAGGATGACGTAACCATCGGGCACGGCGTGACTTTGCACGGTTGCCATATCAAGAACCGTGTGTTGGTCGGAATCGGCGCAATCCTTTTGGACGGTGTGG from Bdellovibrionota bacterium includes the following:
- the miaB gene encoding tRNA (N6-isopentenyl adenosine(37)-C2)-methylthiotransferase MiaB; translated protein: MIRRMPIAASKIYIETYGCQMNDYESDRTFRLFHDQFGYEWTTNPYDADLVLFNTCSIREKADQKALSSIGTLRAAKLQNPGMVIAVGGCMAQSQGDDLQRRFPFVDIVFGTHQWANLPEMVEKARIGRERLMEVEFYGWKNYSFLPYRSSTRVHPVSELVTVQNGCDRFCTFCLVPFTRGREVSRPPEDIVDEVRALVDQGVREVTLLGQNVNAYGRDRSGVISFAELLRRVTDVPALERVRFVTSHPAELSAELIDAMAENPKVCEHLHLPVQSGSDTVLSRMNRGYTIDEYRRKSSTLLKKIPRLELTTDIIVGFPSETEADFQQTLDLVSEFQFADSFSFCFSPRPHTKAANWTSEFVSAEVGADRLSRLQSLQNEIRERKMKEYVGDVVEVLAEGEAKSGEGFLSGRTRTNRSVNFPGRNEWIGRLQMARITEALSHSFRGESVNAGVEHVH
- a CDS encoding bifunctional nuclease family protein, with product MFIEMNVFGLALDPASNTPMVILKDTEQKKSIPIWIGLFEASAIASQLEKVQLTRPMTHDLLRNIVGELGATLVRVEINDLKENTYFAILVVRKASNEEIRIDARPSDAIALALRCQAPILVDEDVIERSGRSQKVPEGTVSPQDKEKWAEILKNLSDEAFGKYKM
- a CDS encoding gamma carbonic anhydrase family protein; the protein is MPNQSIPGKRPKIDPTAFIVDNATIIGDVTIGPQSSVWFGAVVRGDVHWIKIGSRTNIQDNCVLHVTKDVWPLTLEDDVTIGHGVTLHGCHIKNRVLVGIGAILLDGVVVESDSMIAAGSLVAPGTVVPSGALMMGSPAKPKRKLTRQERARLLESAQHYVAYQDMYR